The following proteins are co-located in the Rippkaea orientalis PCC 8801 genome:
- a CDS encoding HhoA/HhoB/HtrA family serine endopeptidase yields MKSGNLLRRWSSHLMSLFLGVLLCFGGFHFLSSQAQPLAPLSLQEPLTVAITPNLGSSDSFVSAAVARTGPAVVRIDTETVVTRQMDPFFDDPFFREFFGQQFRVPPQQQRITGQGSGFIIDGDGIILTNAHVVNNASKVTVTLKDGRTFNGQVRGTDEVTDLAVVKINTQGAKLPVAPLGDSTNLQVGDWAIAVGNPVGLDNTVTLGIISTIGRSAAKAGIPDKRLDFIQTDAAINPGNSGGPLLNAQGEVIGINTAIRADAMGIGFAIPINKAKALQNTLASGEKVPHPYIGVQMVNLTPELARENNQNPNSPLMVAEVNGILVVQVIPNTPAATAGIRRGDVIVGVNGQPVTDGSQLQSIVENSGLNASLKLKLYRGDRLMDVTVKTAQLEGNS; encoded by the coding sequence ATGAAGTCTGGAAATTTGCTACGCCGATGGAGTAGTCATTTGATGTCACTCTTTCTTGGCGTACTTCTGTGCTTTGGTGGCTTCCACTTCCTATCCTCTCAAGCTCAACCCTTAGCCCCACTGTCTTTACAAGAACCCTTAACTGTCGCCATAACCCCAAATTTAGGGAGTAGCGATAGTTTTGTTTCGGCTGCGGTTGCTCGAACCGGACCGGCAGTCGTCCGAATTGATACAGAAACCGTGGTGACACGACAAATGGATCCATTTTTTGATGATCCCTTTTTCCGCGAATTTTTTGGGCAACAGTTTCGTGTTCCTCCCCAACAACAACGGATTACGGGTCAGGGTTCGGGGTTTATTATTGATGGAGATGGAATTATTCTCACTAACGCCCATGTAGTTAATAATGCTAGTAAAGTAACCGTTACCCTCAAAGATGGCCGCACCTTTAATGGACAAGTCCGAGGAACCGATGAGGTAACGGACTTAGCGGTGGTCAAAATTAATACCCAAGGGGCAAAATTGCCAGTAGCTCCCCTAGGAGATTCGACTAACCTCCAAGTGGGAGATTGGGCGATCGCGGTAGGAAATCCCGTGGGATTGGATAATACTGTCACCCTAGGTATTATTAGTACCATTGGCCGTTCTGCGGCGAAAGCGGGTATCCCCGATAAACGCCTCGATTTTATTCAAACCGATGCCGCCATTAACCCGGGCAATTCTGGGGGTCCGCTATTGAATGCTCAAGGGGAAGTCATTGGTATTAATACGGCGATTCGGGCTGATGCTATGGGAATTGGCTTTGCTATTCCTATTAATAAGGCAAAAGCTCTACAAAATACCTTAGCATCAGGAGAAAAGGTTCCTCATCCCTATATTGGGGTGCAAATGGTCAATTTAACGCCTGAATTAGCCAGGGAAAATAATCAAAATCCCAATTCTCCCCTGATGGTTGCAGAAGTCAACGGCATTTTAGTGGTACAAGTTATTCCCAATACTCCGGCAGCTACCGCAGGGATTCGTCGCGGAGATGTCATTGTGGGGGTCAATGGACAACCAGTGACTGATGGCTCTCAATTACAGTCGATTGTGGAAAATTCCGGACTGAATGCCTCCCTGAAACTGAAACTCTATCGAGGAGATCGCCTGATGGATGTCACGGTTAAAACTGCCCAATTAGAAGGAAATTCTTAA
- a CDS encoding glycosyltransferase family 2 protein, which yields MLISVIIPCYNEEAVINETNCRLISVIQGITPNFELIYVDDGSQDKTADLLRQLQQNDPRIRTILLSRNFGHQMAVTAGLDHATGDAIVLIDADLQDPPEVIEQMVYQWSQGYHVAYGVRTERIGETAFKRWTAKAFYRLMNQLSDVPIPLDTGDFRLMDRQVVEALKLMPERDRFLRGMISWVGFKQVAVPYQRAPRLAGVSKYPFWKMVRFATDGILSFSLVPLRMAIWTGLFTFGLSLIGIIYALIIRLFTKSWVEGWTLLFISVLFIGGIQLVFLGVIGEYIGRIYRENKQRPLYLVRERLGFNRSQ from the coding sequence TTGCTTATTTCTGTTATTATTCCTTGCTATAATGAAGAGGCAGTCATCAACGAAACTAACTGTCGCTTAATTAGTGTTATCCAAGGGATTACCCCTAACTTTGAATTAATTTATGTTGATGACGGAAGTCAAGATAAAACGGCTGATTTGTTGCGTCAATTACAACAAAATGATCCACGGATTCGTACTATTCTATTATCCCGCAATTTTGGTCATCAAATGGCTGTTACTGCGGGGTTAGATCATGCAACAGGAGATGCAATTGTTCTGATTGATGCAGATTTACAAGACCCCCCTGAAGTCATTGAACAGATGGTCTATCAATGGAGTCAAGGCTATCATGTTGCTTACGGAGTCCGTACGGAAAGAATTGGAGAAACCGCTTTTAAACGTTGGACAGCTAAAGCGTTTTATCGGTTAATGAATCAACTTTCTGATGTGCCAATTCCCTTGGATACAGGCGATTTTCGCTTGATGGATCGTCAAGTCGTAGAAGCCTTAAAATTAATGCCAGAACGCGATCGCTTTTTAAGAGGAATGATCAGTTGGGTTGGGTTTAAACAAGTTGCTGTGCCCTATCAAAGAGCCCCCCGTTTAGCCGGGGTTAGTAAGTATCCTTTTTGGAAAATGGTACGCTTTGCTACTGACGGTATTTTATCCTTTTCGTTAGTTCCTTTACGGATGGCAATTTGGACAGGTCTTTTTACCTTTGGATTATCTTTAATTGGAATTATTTATGCGTTAATCATCCGTCTTTTTACCAAAAGTTGGGTCGAAGGATGGACTTTGCTCTTTATTTCTGTTCTCTTTATTGGAGGGATTCAATTAGTCTTTTTAGGGGTAATTGGTGAGTATATTGGTCGTATTTATCGAGAAAACAAACAACGTCCTTTGTACTTAGTTCGAGAACGCTTAGGATTTAATAGAAGTCAATGA
- a CDS encoding FkbM family methyltransferase translates to MGIKDYFITKLRRVTGIIDVLEGIDLLLRDQKRESTQNLLKKIQPGAILKCRINRMPILAPIETLQVYQHCLEPLKEETLNFWIETHCADWLCSKIDYGDIILDVGAAFGVITLPMTQAIGKKGHIYAFEPARKTQKFLQQIIDLNQIKNVTIVQSAISEEPGQAEFIEYTPNQDLFWASDVSTLSTPDTNLNREHESYWVNVTTIDDYVATHNLEPKAIKIDIEGFELYALYGAKTTLDKYSPYLSIDIHEDVKTGKSALLGVKPFLESLGYTMEMYEHTLLCTPK, encoded by the coding sequence ATGGGTATTAAAGACTATTTCATCACAAAATTACGCAGGGTTACTGGAATTATTGATGTTCTTGAAGGAATTGATCTTCTGTTGCGCGATCAAAAACGAGAATCAACCCAGAACTTATTAAAGAAAATTCAACCCGGAGCTATTCTAAAATGTCGCATTAATCGTATGCCTATTTTAGCTCCTATTGAGACATTACAAGTTTATCAACATTGTCTCGAACCTTTGAAAGAAGAAACCCTAAATTTCTGGATTGAAACCCATTGCGCTGACTGGCTATGTTCTAAAATTGACTATGGTGATATTATTTTAGACGTTGGTGCTGCTTTTGGAGTCATTACCTTACCCATGACTCAAGCAATTGGCAAAAAAGGTCATATTTATGCCTTTGAACCAGCCAGAAAAACCCAGAAGTTCTTACAACAAATCATCGACTTAAACCAAATAAAAAATGTTACCATTGTTCAATCAGCAATCAGTGAAGAACCTGGACAAGCAGAATTTATCGAATATACGCCTAATCAAGACTTATTTTGGGCTTCGGATGTTTCAACGCTCAGTACCCCTGATACTAATCTGAACCGAGAACATGAAAGTTATTGGGTAAATGTTACCACCATTGATGATTATGTAGCGACCCATAACTTAGAACCTAAAGCGATAAAAATTGATATTGAAGGGTTTGAACTTTATGCGTTATACGGAGCAAAAACCACTTTAGATAAATATTCTCCCTATCTTTCTATAGATATTCATGAAGATGTTAAAACTGGAAAATCTGCTTTATTAGGAGTTAAACCCTTTTTAGAATCCTTGGGTTATACAATGGAGATGTACGAACACACCCTATTATGTACTCCAAAATAA
- a CDS encoding SAM-dependent methyltransferase produces MADFVDNNEYQYVGSELEIAREATNWKNYFCSLIYPYLGNEVLEVGAGMGGTTKVLCKSHHKRWLCLEPDAQLASIIDDSINQKDLPNCCLVKNGTLIDLESSEKFDSLVYIDVLEHIKDDIHETNLATNYLKPGGNLIILCPAHQWLFTPFDSALGHYRRYNKKTLSLVIPEYLICQKLMYLDSIGTLASLGNRLLLKSSQPTLQQIKFWDRVMVPLSTQIDPLIGYSFGKSILGIWQKTF; encoded by the coding sequence ATGGCTGATTTTGTAGACAACAATGAGTATCAATATGTGGGTTCAGAACTAGAAATTGCCCGTGAAGCCACGAATTGGAAAAATTACTTTTGTTCTCTAATATACCCCTATTTAGGCAATGAGGTGTTAGAAGTAGGTGCTGGTATGGGAGGAACCACTAAAGTTCTCTGCAAAAGCCATCATAAACGCTGGCTCTGCTTAGAACCTGATGCGCAATTAGCCTCTATTATTGATGATTCAATTAATCAAAAAGACTTACCTAACTGTTGTCTAGTCAAAAATGGAACTTTAATTGATCTAGAGTCGTCGGAGAAATTTGATTCCCTAGTTTATATAGATGTTTTGGAGCATATAAAAGACGATATTCACGAAACAAATTTAGCAACCAATTACCTAAAACCAGGAGGAAATTTAATTATTCTTTGCCCGGCTCATCAGTGGCTTTTTACCCCTTTTGACTCAGCCCTAGGCCATTATCGCCGCTATAATAAGAAAACTTTATCATTAGTCATTCCAGAGTATCTAATCTGTCAAAAATTGATGTATTTAGATTCTATCGGAACCCTAGCTTCCTTAGGCAATCGTTTACTCTTAAAAAGTTCTCAGCCAACCCTCCAACAAATTAAATTTTGGGATCGCGTTATGGTTCCTTTGTCAACTCAAATAGATCCCTTGATTGGCTATTCTTTTGGTAAATCAATTTTAGGAATTTGGCAAAAAACTTTTTAG
- a CDS encoding membrane protein, with amino-acid sequence MNFKELKTFVETNKTVLLILGLYAVIAISLMGPITSSEIIFPMPDTASHVGYVHQARLALEEGQFPLRVAPVEDNGWRYPGFQFYSQFPYLFGGLLYKFITPSNPYNAYKILIWTSFLVGAFYIYRLSRWLIESQIGAILAGIAYMSAPYFLNNIHARGAFTEAIAQGILPLVLYYTIQCYTTAKRRYILLSGVSWFLLATTHIITFIYTTLAIGLLALIVIRQTRSNGFQWFQLRPPTIAYGLGWLLALYFLAPVVLMSSNLAVGRQVGGSNPFGNNWYTLLPTLISPTSLPPAPSETGFAPTYGLHPAVGWIFLAAWGVALYYAYSRQIPARLPLNRPYLIGLLWVFFIAFFAVWSPIDFWKLLPRQLWVTQFTFRILTHVMWTGALLTGYAVVLLFRKRLDLRHLVMGILIIVIASRPWLPVPISTAKVEDLIKEPLFRYSGALDYLYRAPIDKLYGKAELSLLPVDWTPGYATWDVFIGSPLILEAELRYPRWEKEEKPVLYLQGEVPLENIAGNASLIVQVDGRTVDTIALTSRDLNWRVPFDQVSVGGEDFGLKFLVDGATNNGQPLRIKVHRLSFEGLLPKHTLIPVTETQKHCSQKGISTVCEITVNQNAEIVQLPILYYSKLLKVWVNNQRFSQYFPVHYRDYNLVGLSLKPGTYQIRVTFHGLAWANWVSGLTWLGFLGIIITPLVQKKLNINP; translated from the coding sequence ATGAATTTTAAGGAACTTAAAACCTTTGTAGAAACCAACAAAACTGTCCTATTAATTTTAGGTCTTTATGCAGTCATTGCTATTAGTTTAATGGGACCTATCACCTCATCGGAAATTATTTTTCCCATGCCTGATACTGCATCCCATGTTGGCTATGTTCACCAAGCACGTCTTGCCCTAGAAGAAGGACAATTTCCCCTGAGAGTCGCTCCCGTAGAAGATAACGGTTGGCGTTATCCAGGGTTTCAATTTTATAGTCAGTTTCCCTATCTTTTTGGAGGATTGCTCTATAAATTTATCACCCCTTCCAATCCCTATAATGCCTATAAAATCCTTATTTGGACATCTTTTCTAGTTGGAGCTTTTTATATTTATCGGCTTAGTCGGTGGTTAATTGAGTCCCAAATAGGAGCAATTTTAGCCGGCATTGCCTATATGTCTGCCCCCTATTTTCTCAACAATATTCATGCTAGGGGAGCCTTTACTGAAGCCATTGCCCAAGGAATTTTACCCCTTGTTCTTTATTACACCATTCAATGCTATACCACAGCTAAACGACGTTATATCCTCCTATCTGGAGTCAGTTGGTTTCTATTAGCAACGACCCATATTATTACCTTTATTTATACCACCCTAGCTATTGGATTACTTGCCCTAATCGTCATTCGACAAACGCGCTCAAATGGGTTTCAATGGTTCCAACTACGGCCTCCAACGATCGCCTATGGATTGGGTTGGCTTCTCGCTTTGTACTTTCTTGCCCCCGTTGTCTTGATGTCAAGTAATCTAGCCGTTGGTCGGCAAGTTGGCGGCTCTAACCCTTTTGGTAATAATTGGTACACACTGTTACCGACCCTGATTTCCCCTACTTCCTTACCTCCTGCACCTTCAGAAACCGGGTTTGCCCCCACCTATGGCTTACATCCTGCCGTTGGCTGGATTTTCTTAGCTGCCTGGGGAGTCGCTCTTTATTACGCCTACTCTCGTCAAATTCCTGCTCGACTTCCCCTAAACCGTCCCTATCTAATCGGGTTATTGTGGGTTTTTTTCATCGCCTTTTTTGCCGTTTGGAGTCCCATCGACTTTTGGAAGCTACTCCCTCGGCAATTATGGGTGACACAGTTCACCTTCCGCATTCTAACTCATGTTATGTGGACAGGAGCCCTCCTCACAGGTTACGCAGTGGTGTTACTCTTTCGCAAACGATTAGACCTGCGTCACTTAGTCATGGGCATTTTAATTATTGTGATCGCCAGTCGTCCTTGGCTTCCTGTCCCTATAAGTACTGCAAAAGTCGAAGACTTAATCAAAGAGCCCCTATTTCGCTATTCAGGAGCCCTCGACTATCTGTATCGTGCCCCCATTGATAAATTATATGGAAAAGCAGAACTGTCTTTACTTCCCGTTGACTGGACACCAGGTTATGCTACTTGGGATGTTTTTATCGGTAGTCCTCTCATCTTAGAAGCAGAATTACGCTATCCCCGATGGGAAAAAGAAGAAAAACCCGTTTTGTACCTTCAAGGGGAAGTTCCCTTAGAAAATATCGCAGGAAATGCTTCTTTAATCGTTCAAGTCGATGGCAGAACCGTCGATACCATTGCATTAACTTCGCGTGACTTAAATTGGCGAGTTCCCTTTGATCAAGTATCCGTTGGGGGAGAAGATTTTGGGCTAAAATTTTTAGTCGATGGAGCGACTAATAATGGTCAACCCCTCAGAATTAAAGTCCATCGGCTGTCCTTTGAAGGACTCTTACCCAAACATACCTTAATCCCCGTTACAGAAACCCAAAAGCATTGCTCCCAAAAAGGAATCAGTACAGTTTGTGAAATTACCGTTAACCAGAACGCTGAAATTGTTCAACTCCCTATTTTATATTACTCTAAACTGTTAAAAGTGTGGGTCAATAATCAAAGATTTAGCCAATATTTTCCTGTCCATTATCGGGATTACAATTTAGTAGGTTTAAGCCTAAAACCTGGAACCTATCAAATTCGTGTCACCTTTCATGGTTTAGCATGGGCTAATTGGGTGAGTGGGTTAACGTGGCTAGGGTTTTTAGGGATAATCATAACGCCATTGGTTCAAAAGAAACTCAATATTAATCCTTAA
- the radC gene encoding RadC family protein: protein MTYSIRIADIPTNERPRERLLTLGAKSLATAELLAILLGTGQGKGKLSAVGLGHYILQELSQHRRDPLDVLREINPQELMAIEGIGPAKATTILAAIELGKRAFQVRPMERIVIENPDTAAAALSHDLMWQTQERFAVVFLDVKNRLIGTKIITIGTATETLVHPRDIFRETLKQGATRLIVAHNHPSGSLDPSSEDLDLTEQLLEGANYLGIPLLDHLILGEGDYQSLRQTTDLWNKYPHFQ from the coding sequence ATGACCTATAGCATTAGAATTGCCGATATTCCTACCAATGAGCGTCCAAGGGAGAGATTACTGACTTTGGGAGCCAAAAGTCTCGCAACAGCAGAACTCTTAGCGATTCTTTTGGGGACGGGACAAGGCAAGGGCAAACTATCAGCCGTGGGACTCGGACACTATATCCTGCAAGAATTGAGTCAACATCGCCGTGACCCCTTGGATGTTTTGCGGGAGATCAACCCCCAAGAATTGATGGCCATTGAAGGGATCGGCCCTGCTAAAGCCACCACCATTTTAGCCGCGATCGAATTAGGAAAACGGGCCTTTCAGGTCAGACCGATGGAACGGATAGTCATTGAAAATCCCGATACAGCCGCCGCAGCCTTAAGTCATGATTTAATGTGGCAAACCCAAGAACGCTTCGCGGTCGTGTTTTTGGATGTTAAAAATCGCCTCATTGGGACAAAAATTATTACTATTGGTACAGCAACAGAAACCCTGGTACATCCGCGAGATATTTTTCGAGAAACCTTGAAACAGGGAGCAACTCGCCTCATTGTTGCCCATAATCATCCCTCCGGCAGTTTAGACCCTTCGTCCGAAGATCTCGACTTAACCGAACAACTACTCGAAGGAGCCAACTATTTAGGGATTCCTCTATTAGATCATCTAATTTTAGGGGAGGGTGACTATCAAAGTTTACGACAAACGACCGATTTATGGAATAAATATCCTCATTTTCAGTGA
- a CDS encoding Uma2 family endonuclease, with product MPLKTLSNSIFTLETQSLKRWTIEDYHRMSELGILDAEERTELIEGQITLMAAKGTHHVTSLYLLANLLREQVGNRALIRTQDPIQLNDFSEPEPDLAIVLGKVWDYVDHHPCPEDISLIIEIADSTLKYDCEIKDKLYAQAGIVEYWVLDLKNRQLHLFCDPTPTAYKSHLILTEPNQVSPLAFSDVIVSLSAILPSVA from the coding sequence ATGCCCTTAAAAACGCTTTCTAATTCCATTTTCACCCTAGAAACTCAGTCTCTCAAGCGTTGGACTATAGAGGACTATCATCGCATGAGTGAGTTAGGGATACTTGACGCTGAGGAACGAACAGAGTTAATTGAGGGACAAATTACCTTGATGGCTGCTAAAGGAACTCATCATGTAACATCGCTGTATTTACTGGCTAATTTATTGCGGGAACAAGTCGGAAATAGGGCTTTAATTCGGACTCAAGATCCAATTCAATTGAATGATTTTTCTGAACCAGAACCAGATTTAGCGATTGTTTTGGGCAAGGTATGGGATTATGTCGATCATCATCCCTGTCCTGAAGATATCTCCTTAATAATAGAGATAGCAGATTCAACACTAAAGTACGACTGTGAAATCAAAGATAAACTGTATGCTCAGGCGGGAATTGTTGAGTATTGGGTATTAGATCTCAAAAATCGCCAACTTCATCTCTTCTGTGATCCCACCCCAACAGCCTATAAAAGTCATTTAATTCTGACGGAACCGAACCAAGTTTCTCCCTTAGCCTTTTCTGATGTTATTGTTTCTCTATCTGCTATTTTGCCCTCAGTTGCTTAG
- the aroH gene encoding chorismate mutase, producing the protein MNWKVRGIRGATTASDNTEQAIGEAVRELLDEIETQNQLDPEEIVSATFTATPDLDAVFPAAIARQRPHWQNVPLLDVQQMQVKDSLPRCIRVLIHINTPKLQKEIHHSYLRGAYNLRPDLQLSQISRQVSSHVGIK; encoded by the coding sequence GTGAATTGGAAAGTACGGGGGATTCGAGGAGCAACCACCGCATCAGACAATACTGAACAAGCCATAGGAGAGGCTGTCAGGGAATTGTTAGATGAGATCGAAACCCAAAACCAACTCGATCCCGAAGAGATTGTCAGTGCAACATTTACAGCGACTCCCGATCTCGATGCAGTTTTTCCGGCTGCGATCGCTCGTCAACGTCCTCATTGGCAAAACGTCCCCCTGTTGGATGTTCAACAAATGCAGGTTAAGGATAGCTTACCTCGGTGTATTCGCGTCTTAATTCATATTAATACCCCAAAGCTGCAAAAAGAAATTCATCATTCCTATTTACGCGGTGCGTATAATCTTCGTCCTGACTTACAATTGAGCCAAATAAGTCGTCAGGTTTCTTCTCATGTTGGTATAAAGTAG
- the sppA gene encoding signal peptide peptidase SppA, whose translation MIWPFKPSTRKQIARIEITGAIASETRQTVLKALKTVKDKKFPALLLRIDSPGGTVADSQEIYEALKELRKSVKIVASFGNISASGGVYIGVGAEYIVANPGTITGSIGVILRGNNLERLLDKVGISFKVIKSGPYKDILSFDRELTQEEQTILQEMIDVSYQQFVTTVAQGRNLSVEKVKSFADGRIFTGQQALELGVVDRLGTEEDARRWAAELAGLKPDQAQCYTIEEPKPLWNRLLSRNQSSKGLGTAIDWVKFELATNGQLLWLYRP comes from the coding sequence ATGATTTGGCCCTTTAAACCCAGTACCCGTAAACAAATTGCTCGCATCGAAATTACCGGAGCGATCGCCTCAGAAACTCGTCAAACTGTTCTGAAAGCCTTAAAAACCGTTAAAGACAAGAAATTTCCCGCCTTATTACTGCGTATTGACTCCCCTGGCGGAACCGTTGCCGACTCCCAAGAAATTTACGAAGCCCTCAAGGAACTCCGCAAATCGGTGAAAATTGTGGCCAGTTTTGGCAATATTTCCGCATCTGGAGGGGTTTACATCGGCGTAGGCGCAGAATATATTGTGGCGAACCCTGGAACCATTACCGGAAGTATCGGTGTTATCTTACGGGGGAATAACTTAGAAAGATTACTCGATAAAGTAGGAATTTCCTTTAAAGTCATTAAATCTGGTCCTTATAAAGATATTCTCTCCTTTGATCGAGAGTTAACCCAAGAAGAACAGACCATTCTTCAAGAGATGATCGATGTGAGTTATCAGCAATTTGTCACGACTGTGGCTCAAGGTCGTAATCTCTCCGTCGAAAAAGTTAAAAGTTTTGCCGATGGACGAATTTTTACGGGACAGCAAGCCTTAGAATTAGGAGTGGTTGATCGCTTAGGAACTGAAGAAGATGCCCGTCGCTGGGCTGCCGAATTAGCCGGACTAAAACCTGACCAAGCTCAATGTTACACGATCGAAGAACCGAAACCGCTCTGGAATCGCTTGTTATCTCGTAATCAAAGCTCCAAGGGACTAGGAACGGCTATCGATTGGGTAAAATTTGAGTTAGCGACTAACGGTCAACTATTATGGTTATATCGACCTTAA
- a CDS encoding succinate dehydrogenase/fumarate reductase iron-sulfur subunit, translating into MQVLFKVLRQKSNHTPHFQSYTLEVESGNTILECLNRIKWEQDGTLAFRKNCRNTICGSCSMRINGRSALACKENVGSELQQFSHTQSGELPEITIAPLGNLPVVKDLVVDMSKFWQKLEAVEPYVSTQARDIPEREFLQTPEERSRLDQTGNCIMCGACYSECNAVMVNDSFVGPHALAKAQRMVVDSRDTELEARLELYNQDTQGVWGCTRCYFCNAVCPMEVAPMDQIGRIKQEILDRKDAQASRAIRHRKVLVELVKQGGWIDERKFGLLVVGNYWRDLLGLLSLVPLGLTMFSRGKFPVSFESSEGTEEVRSLIESVKAVKSNQ; encoded by the coding sequence GTCAGGAAATACTATTCTAGAATGTCTCAATCGAATTAAATGGGAACAAGATGGGACTTTAGCCTTTCGCAAAAACTGCCGAAATACTATCTGTGGCAGTTGTAGTATGAGAATTAATGGTCGTTCTGCCCTAGCGTGTAAGGAAAATGTGGGCAGTGAACTCCAACAATTTAGCCACACTCAAAGCGGAGAACTGCCGGAAATTACCATTGCACCTTTGGGTAATTTGCCTGTAGTTAAGGATTTAGTGGTGGATATGTCGAAATTCTGGCAAAAATTAGAAGCCGTAGAACCCTACGTCAGTACCCAAGCAAGAGATATCCCAGAACGGGAATTTCTGCAAACCCCAGAAGAGCGATCGCGTCTCGATCAAACCGGAAATTGTATTATGTGCGGAGCCTGTTATTCTGAATGTAATGCGGTGATGGTCAATGATTCTTTCGTCGGACCCCACGCTTTAGCCAAAGCACAACGCATGGTGGTTGATTCGCGCGATACAGAACTCGAAGCCCGTTTAGAACTGTATAATCAAGACACCCAAGGGGTTTGGGGCTGCACCCGGTGTTATTTCTGCAATGCGGTTTGTCCCATGGAAGTTGCCCCAATGGATCAAATTGGACGCATTAAACAAGAAATTTTAGACCGCAAAGATGCCCAAGCCAGTCGTGCCATTCGTCACCGTAAAGTCTTGGTAGAATTGGTCAAACAAGGGGGATGGATAGATGAACGCAAGTTTGGTCTATTAGTAGTGGGCAATTATTGGCGAGATTTACTAGGATTACTCAGTTTAGTTCCTTTAGGCTTAACAATGTTCTCTCGTGGTAAGTTTCCTGTATCCTTTGAATCCTCAGAAGGAACTGAAGAAGTGCGATCGCTCATCGAATCTGTCAAAGCAGTAAAAAGTAATCAGTAA